The Zea mays cultivar B73 unplaced genomic scaffold, Zm-B73-REFERENCE-NAM-5.0 scaffold_311, whole genome shotgun sequence genome contains the following window.
CTTTGTATGTCTTGTCCGGAAAGAGGAGGACTTAATGATTATTCGTTCGTCGGAACCAGAAGTTAAAATGTGTGGATAGGGATCCTATAAAAACATCTTTTGAGGAATGGGCCAGACCCGGGCATTTCTCAAGAACAATAGCTAAGGGCCCCGATACTACCACTTGGATCTGGAACCTACATGCTGATGCTCACGATTTCGATAGTCATACCGGTTGATTTGGAGGAGATCTCCCGAAAAGTCTTTAGAGTGCTCATTTCGGCCCAACTCTCCATTATCTTTCTTTGGTTGAGTGGCATGTACTTTCCACGGTGCCCGTTTTTTCCAATTATGAAGCATGGCTAAGCGGATCCTACTTCACATTGGACCCAGTGCTCAGGTAGTTTGGGCCAATAGTAGGACAAGAAATTTTGAATGGTGATGTAGGCGGGGGTTTCCGAGGAATCCAAATAACCTCTGGTTTTTTTCAGATTTGGCGAGCATCCGGAATAACTAGTGAATTACAACTCTATTGTACCGCAATTGGTGCATTGATTTTTGCATCGTTAATGCTTTTTGCCGGTTGGTTCCATTATCACAAAGCCGCTCCCAAATTGGCCTGGTTCCAAGATGTAGAATCCATGTTGAATCACCACTTAGCGGGATTATTAGGACTTGGGTCTCTTTCTTGGGCGGGACACCAAATCCATGTATCTTTACCGATTAACCAATTTCTCGACGCTGGGGTTGATCCTAAAGAGATACCACTTCCTCATGAATTTATCTTGAATCGCGACCTTTTGGCTCAACTTTATCCTAGTTTTGCCGAAGGAGCAACCCCTTTTTTCACCTTGAATTGGTCCAAATATGCGGAATTTCTTAGTTTTCGCGGAGGACTAGATCCAATAACCGGTGGTCTATGGTTGAGCGATATTGCACACCATCATTTAGCTATTGCTATTCTTTTCCTGATCGCTGGTCATATGTATAGGACCAATTGGGGTATTGGTCATGGACTTAAAGATATTTTGGAGGCTCATAAGGGCCCATTTACAGGACAAGGCCATAAAGGTCTCTATGAAATCCTAACAACGTCATGGCATGCTCAATTATCTCTTAACCTAGCTATGCTAGGCTCTACAACTATTGTTGTAGCTCATCATATGTACTCTATGCCCCCCTATCCATACCTAGCTACTGACTACGGTACACAACTTTCCTTGTTCACACACCACATGTGGATTGGCGGATTTCTAATAGTTGGTGCTGCTGCACATGCAGCCATTTTTATGGTAAGAGACTATGATCCAACTACTCGATACAACGATCTATTAGATCGCGTCCTTAGACACCGCGATGCAATCATATCCCACCTTAACTGGGTATGTATATTTCTGGGTTTTCACAGTTTTGGCTTGTACATTCATAATGATACCATGAGTGCTTTAGGCCGTCCCCAAGATATGTTTTCGGATACCGCCATACAATTACAACCCATCTTTGCTCAATGGATACAAAATATCCATGCTGGCGCGCCTGGCGTAACAGCTCCTGGTGCAACAACAAGTACCAGCTTAACGTGGGGAGGCGGCGAGTTAGTAGCTATAGGCGGCAAAGTAGCTTTGTTACCTATTCCATTAGGAACCGCAGATTTTTTAGTCCATCACATTCACGCATTTACCATCCATGTGACTGTATTAATACTTTTGAAAGGTGTTTTATTTGCTCGCAGTTCCCGTCTGATACCTGATAAAGCAAATCTTGGCTTTCGCTTCCCTTGCGACGGACCTGGGCGAGGGGGAACATGTCAAGTATCCGCCTGGGATCATGTTTTCTTAGGTCTATTCTGGATGTACAATTCTATTTCGGTAGTCATTTTCCATTTCAGTTGGAAAATGCAGTCGGATGTTTGGGGTACTATAAGTGATCAAGGGATAGTAACTCATATCACAGGGGGAAACTTTGCGCAGAGTTCCATTACGATTAATGGTTGGCTTCGAGATTTCTTGTGGGCACAGGCCATCCCAAGTAATTCAGTCTTATGGTTCTCATTATCTGCATATTGGTCTTTTTTTCTTAGGCGCTCATTTTGTCTGGGCTTTCAGTTTAAATGTTTTATTCAGTCGGCCGTGGTTTATTGGCAAAGAACTCATTGAAATCTATCGTTTGGGCTCATAACAAATTAAAAGTTGCTCCTGCTACTCAGCCTAGAGCCTTGAGCATTATACAAGGACGTGCTGTAGGAGTAACCCATTACCTTCTGGGTGGAATTGCCACAACATGGGCATTCTTCTTAGCGAGAATTATTGCAGTAGGTATAGTGGCTAGTGAGATTTGAAAGGCATTATGGAATTAAGATTTCCCAGGTTTAGCCAAGGCTTAGCTCAGGACCCACTACTCGTCGTATTTGGTTTGGTATTGCTACCCGCACATGATTTCGAAAGTCATGATGATATTACTGAGGAACGTCTTTATCAGAACATTTTTGCTTCTCACTTTGGGCAGTTAGCAATAATCTTCTATGGACGTCCGGAAATCTGTTTCATGTAGCTTGGCAAGGAAATTTTGAATCATGGATACAGGATCCTTTACACGTAAGACCTATTGCTCATGCCATTTGGGATCCCTCATTTTGGGCAACCCGCTGTGGAAGCCTTACTCGAGGAGGGTGCTGCCGGTCCAGTGAATATCGCTTATTCTGGGGTTTATCAGTGGTGGTATACAATTGGATGCGCACCAATGAAGATCTTTATACTGGAGCTCTTTTTCTATTATTTCTTTCTACGCTATCCTTAATAGGGGGTTGGTTACATCTACAACCCAAATGGAAGCCAAGCCTTTCGTGGTTCAAAACGCCGAATCTTCGTCTGAATCATCATTTGTCAGGACTTTTCGGAGTAAGTTCTTTGGCTTGGACAGGACATTTAGTTCATGTTGCTATTCCCGGATCCAGGGGGGAGTACGTTCGATGGAATAATTTCTTAGATGTATTACCCTATCCCCAGGGGTTGGGTCCCCTTCTGACGGGTCAGTGGAATCTTTATGCCCAAAATCCTGATTCGAGTAATCATTTATTTGGTACCACTCAAGGAGCGGGAACTGCCATTCTGACCCTTCTTGGGGGATTCCATCCACAAACACAAAGTTTGTGGCTGACCGATATTGCTCATCATCATTTAGCTATTGCATTTATTTTTCTCATTGCCGGTCATATGTATCGAACTAACTTCGGAATTGGGCACAGTATCAAAGATCTTTTAGAAGCACATACTCCTCCGGGGGGTCGATTAGGACGTGGGCATAAAGGCCTTTATGATACAATCAATAATTCGATTCATTTTCAATTAGGCCTTGCTCTAGCTTCCTTAGGGGTTATTACTTCCTTAGTAGCTCAACATATGTACTCTTTACCTGCTTATGCATTCATAGCACAAGACTTTACTACTCAAGCTGCTTTATATACTCATCACCAATACATTGCAGGGTTCATCATGACAGGGGCTTTTGCTCATGGAGCTATTTTTTTCATTAGGGATTACAATCCGGAACAGAATGAAGATAATGTATTGGCAAGAATGTTAGACCATAAGGAAGCTATCATATCTCATTTAAGTTGGGCTAGCCTCTTCCTAGGATTCCATACCTTGGGCCTTTATGTTCATAACGACGTTATGCTTGCTTTTGGTACTCCAGAAAAGCAAATCTTGATTGAACCTATATTTGCCCAATGGATACAATCTGCTCATGGTAAGACGACATATGGGTTCGATATACTCTTATCTTCAACGAATGGCCCCGCTTTCAATGCAGGTCGAAACATATGGTTGCCCGGATGGTTGAATGCTGTTAATGAGAATAGTAATTCGCTTTTCTTAACAATAGGACCTGGGGATTTCTTGGTTCATCATGCTATTGCTCTAGGTTTGCATACAACTACATTGATTTTAGTAAAGGGTGCTTTAGATGCACGCGGTTCCAAATTAATGCCGGATAAAAAGGATTTCGGGTATAGTTTTCCTTGCGACGGCCCAGGGCGCGGCGGTACTTGTGATATTTCTGCTTGGGACGCGTTTTATTTGGCAGTTTTCTGGATGTTAAATACCATTGGATGGGTTACTTTTTATTGGCATTGGAAACACATTACATTATGGCAGGGCAACGTTTCACAATTTAATGAATCCTCCACTTATTTGATGGGATGGTTAAGAGATTACCTATGGTTAAACTCTTCACAACTTATTAATGGATATAATCCTTTTGGGATGAATAGTTTATCAGTATGGGCTTGGATGTTCTTATTTGGACATCTTGTTTGGGCTACAGGATTTATGTTCTTAATTTCCTGGCGTGGATATTGGCAGGAATTAATTGAGACTTTAGCATGGGCTCATGAACGGACACCTTTGGCTAATTTAATTCGCTGGAGAGATAAGCCCGTGGCTCTTTCCATTGTGCAAGCAAGATTGGTCGGATTAGCCCACTTTTCCGTGGGTTATATATTCACTTATGCAGCTTTCTTGATTGCCTCAACATCAGGCAAGTTTGGTTAATTTAGTTATTTTTTTTTGTACTGTATCAGAACCCAGTTCATTACTCTTGATGGAGAGGGAGGATCCGCCTTTTTAGATTTTTGCTATTTATTTTTCTATCTAGGATTAGAACCATATACTTGGTAATAATAGGAACGGCACATTATGGCAAAAAAAAGTTTGATTCAGAGGGAGAAGAAGCGGCAGAAATTAGAACAAAAATATCATTTGATTCGTCGATCCTCaaaaaaaaagataagaagcaaagTTTCCCCTTTGAGTTTGAGCGAAAAAACAAAAATGCAAGAAAAATTGCAATCCCTACCACGTAATAGTGCACCTACACGCCTTCATCGACGTTGTTTTTTAACCGGAAGACCTAGAGCTAACTATCGAGACTTTGGGCTATCCGGACACATACTTCGAGAAATGGTTTATGCATGTTTGTTACCGGGTGCAACAAGATCCAGTTGGTAAGGATAAAATACCCTTTCTTTCATATTTGTATGGTTTTCTCGAATTGATGATCGTAGAAGAGCCCTCTTTACCATTCTGTATAAATGGACTATTCTATTTGTATAGATATGGTAGAGGGGCCTATCCAACCCACTAGTTTCCCGCTAAGAAGGTGGAGCAGTTTGGTAGCTCACAAAGCTCATAACCTTGGGGTTACGGGTTCGATACTGACTACCTGCTCCATATTCCTTCTTTATGATATATGTATCATCCATTTGTATATGGTATATGGATTTGTTTTTCTTTCCTAAAAGAGTTTCGGTCTAACAGTTTTTTATTATTTCTCTGAAATATAAAAAAGAAAGAATAAAATAAGAAAGAGAAGCGTCCATTGTCTAATGGATAGGACAGAGGTCTTCTAAACCTTTGGTATAGGTTCAAATCCTATTGGACGCAATCTTTTTTCTATCTATTCTTTAAATAACTATACTAAAAACGAAAAAAAATTTTGCATGATTCAAATGAAAAATCTTTGATTCCTCTTCTACTAACACGAGTTATACTAATAAGAGTAGACATGCTATATTTATGTTTGTTCCTGAAGGGAAAACCGTTCAAGCTGTTCCTGAATAGCTTCCTTCAAAAGGGTTTCTGCTTGCTCGGTGAATGTCTTACTAGAAGATATAATTTCTTGGAATTGAGGTTTAGTATCTTTTAGGTGTTTACGTAACTCATCCAGAAATTTCTTTACCTGTTCAATTTCTAACGAATCAAGATATCCTCTCGTTCCGGTATAAATAGTAGCTACCTGCTCTTCCACTGGGAGAGGGTTTGATTGGGATTGTTTAAGCAATTCCCGTAATCGTCGACCCCTTGCCAATT
Protein-coding sequences here:
- the LOC118474717 gene encoding photosystem I P700 chlorophyll a apoprotein A2-like encodes the protein MRTNEDLYTGALFLLFLSTLSLIGGWLHLQPKWKPSLSWFKTPNLRLNHHLSGLFGVSSLAWTGHLVHVAIPGSRGEYVRWNNFLDVLPYPQGLGPLLTGQWNLYAQNPDSSNHLFGTTQGAGTAILTLLGGFHPQTQSLWLTDIAHHHLAIAFIFLIAGHMYRTNFGIGHSIKDLLEAHTPPGGRLGRGHKGLYDTINNSIHFQLGLALASLGVITSLVAQHMYSLPAYAFIAQDFTTQAALYTHHQYIAGFIMTGAFAHGAIFFIRDYNPEQNEDNVLARMLDHKEAIISHLSWASLFLGFHTLGLYVHNDVMLAFGTPEKQILIEPIFAQWIQSAHGKTTYGFDILLSSTNGPAFNAGRNIWLPGWLNAVNENSNSLFLTIGPGDFLVHHAIALGLHTTTLILVKGALDARGSKLMPDKKDFGYSFPCDGPGRGGTCDISAWDAFYLAVFWMLNTIGWVTFYWHWKHITLWQGNVSQFNESSTYLMGWLRDYLWLNSSQLINGYNPFGMNSLSVWAWMFLFGHLVWATGFMFLISWRGYWQELIETLAWAHERTPLANLIRWRDKPVALSIVQARLVGLAHFSVGYIFTYAAFLIASTSGKFG